Proteins found in one Amycolatopsis umgeniensis genomic segment:
- a CDS encoding alpha/beta fold hydrolase produces the protein MKLHIRRTPGGPGTAVYVHGLGGSSTNWTDLATLLAPQASGTSVDLPGFGYSEPPDGFSFSLDAHAEIVASHIESLEAGPVHLLGNSMGGAVALLVAARRPELVKTLTLISPAMPDLRPSMKRLSDPRMAFAYLPLVGPRVRRQLAALGPRERAMQVIKLCFADPGRFAESRLDELEEEHSARAAFAWAAPALARSTFGIFRTWSARGPASLWAVAPTVATPTLVVWGQHDRVISVRRAERTARLIPHARLLVLPRTGHVAQMERPNVVAKAVLGMWESVESGAW, from the coding sequence GTGAAATTACACATCCGCCGGACACCGGGCGGCCCCGGGACGGCGGTGTACGTCCACGGGCTCGGCGGCTCGTCCACGAACTGGACCGACCTCGCCACGCTCCTGGCGCCCCAAGCGAGCGGCACCTCGGTCGATTTGCCGGGTTTCGGCTATTCGGAACCGCCTGACGGCTTCAGCTTCAGCCTCGACGCGCACGCCGAGATCGTCGCGAGCCATATCGAGAGCCTCGAAGCCGGCCCAGTGCACCTGCTCGGCAACTCGATGGGCGGCGCTGTCGCGCTGCTCGTCGCGGCCCGCCGTCCGGAGTTGGTGAAGACGCTGACGCTGATCTCGCCCGCGATGCCGGATCTTCGTCCCAGCATGAAGCGGCTGTCCGATCCGCGGATGGCGTTCGCGTACCTGCCGCTGGTCGGCCCGCGGGTGCGCCGTCAGCTGGCCGCGCTCGGCCCGCGGGAACGCGCCATGCAGGTCATCAAGCTGTGCTTCGCCGATCCAGGCCGCTTCGCCGAAAGCAGGCTGGACGAACTCGAGGAGGAGCACAGCGCCCGTGCCGCTTTCGCCTGGGCCGCCCCGGCGCTGGCCCGCAGCACGTTCGGCATCTTCCGGACGTGGTCCGCGCGCGGACCCGCGTCGCTGTGGGCCGTCGCGCCGACGGTCGCCACGCCGACACTCGTCGTCTGGGGTCAGCACGACCGGGTGATCTCCGTCCGGCGCGCGGAACGCACCGCTCGGCTGATTCCGCACGCCCGGTTGCTCGTTCTCCCTCGAACCGGCCATGTGGCGCAGATGGAACGCCCGAATGTCGTAGCGAAGGCCGTTTTGGGGATGTGGGAATCGGTCGAATCGGGCGCCTGGTAG
- a CDS encoding DUF3152 domain-containing protein, which translates to MDRVKQGAQGEGRRSQYSAPARRSPRAQPRTSDVPRTGQYRPSPPPSQRLDEDRYRPGGRRTSAQPLSASWKPHEPGAKTGKRKSKGGIGHFAKTYGWRVYALPILVVITALVVFNTATGPAEPIASDGTSLASADGSGGDGGETGAGVDGGGDVLPENPAKPVDLKIPTADLPKGEPFTESGKGTYHAVPGKGEKVGTGQLYTYTVEVEDGIDPASYGGDDSFATMVEGTLSNPKSWTWDGKKALQRVDASFPNPSFRVSLTTPNTTHRADVCMFQITYETSCYRSSFDKRVVINLARWVRGAMAFESDMVGYRQYAINHEVGHALGGKHVGCKVNGGIAPVMMQQTFGVSNDFVAQLNNLPGGDRGRVPADGLVCKPGSWPNQTP; encoded by the coding sequence GTGGATCGGGTTAAGCAAGGCGCGCAGGGCGAAGGTCGGCGGTCTCAGTACTCCGCACCCGCCCGCCGTTCGCCACGCGCCCAGCCCCGGACCTCGGACGTTCCGCGCACCGGCCAGTACCGGCCGTCGCCGCCGCCGTCGCAGCGGCTCGACGAAGATCGCTACCGCCCGGGCGGCCGCCGGACCAGCGCCCAGCCGCTCAGCGCGTCCTGGAAGCCGCACGAGCCCGGCGCCAAGACGGGCAAGCGCAAGAGCAAGGGCGGCATCGGCCACTTCGCCAAGACCTACGGCTGGCGCGTGTACGCGCTGCCGATCCTCGTGGTGATCACCGCGCTGGTCGTGTTCAACACCGCCACCGGCCCGGCCGAGCCGATCGCCTCCGACGGGACGAGCCTCGCTTCGGCCGACGGTTCGGGTGGTGACGGCGGCGAGACCGGTGCCGGTGTCGACGGGGGTGGCGACGTCCTCCCGGAGAACCCGGCCAAACCGGTCGACCTCAAGATCCCGACCGCCGACCTGCCCAAGGGCGAGCCTTTCACCGAGTCCGGCAAGGGCACCTATCACGCCGTGCCGGGCAAGGGCGAAAAGGTGGGCACGGGGCAGCTGTACACCTACACGGTCGAGGTCGAGGACGGCATCGATCCGGCCAGCTACGGCGGTGACGACAGCTTCGCCACGATGGTGGAGGGCACCCTGTCCAATCCCAAGAGCTGGACGTGGGACGGCAAGAAGGCGCTCCAGCGCGTGGACGCGAGTTTCCCGAACCCGAGCTTCCGGGTGAGCCTCACCACACCGAACACGACGCATCGCGCGGACGTCTGCATGTTCCAGATCACCTACGAGACGTCGTGCTACCGCTCGAGCTTCGACAAGCGCGTGGTGATCAACCTCGCCCGCTGGGTGCGGGGGGCGATGGCCTTCGAGAGCGACATGGTCGGGTATCGCCAGTACGCCATCAACCACGAGGTCGGGCACGCCCTGGGCGGAAAGCACGTGGGCTGCAAGGTGAACGGCGGGATCGCGCCGGTCATGATGCAGCAGACGTTCGGCGTCTCCAACGACTTCGTGGCGCAGCTGAACAATCTCCCCGGCGGTGACCGCGGCCGGGTGCCCGCGGACGGCCTCGTCTGCAAGCCGGGTTCCTGGCCGAATCAGACACCTTAG